TGAGTCTTTCCTTCTTTATGATTCCATGGACCAAGTAAATGGCTCTGTGGTAAATGAATTTGTGTTACTGGGACTTGCTCAATCCCTGGGAATGCAGttgttgcttttccttttcttctctttattctatGTGGGAATTATCGTGGGAAACCTCTTCATTGTGTTTACAGTGATTTTTGACTCTCACTTACACTCTCCCATGTATATCCTGCTGGCCAACTTATCACTAGTTGACCTGGGCCTTTCATCTACCACAGTTCCTCGGATGATCTCTGATCTTTTCAGTGATTGCAAAATCATCTCCTTCCACAGCTGCATGATACAAATGTTCTTTATTCACGTCATGGGAGGAGTTGAGATGATACTGCTCATAGCCATGGCATATGACAGGTACACAGCAATTTGCAAGCCTCTCCACTATTTAACTATTATGAATCTCAAAATGTGCGTGCTTTTTGCAGTGGCTGCTTGGGTCATTGGGGTGATGCATGCTGTGTCTCAGTTTGTTTTTGTCATTAACTTACCTTTCTGTGGCCCTAATAATGTGGGGAGCTTTTATTGTGATTTTCCCAGGGTTATTAAACTTGCATGCATGGACACTTACAGACTAGAATTTGTGGTCACTGCCAACAGTGGCTTTATATCTATGGgcaccttctttttcttaattgt
This genomic window from Suricata suricatta isolate VVHF042 unplaced genomic scaffold, meerkat_22Aug2017_6uvM2_HiC HiC_scaffold_25993, whole genome shotgun sequence contains:
- the LOC115284909 gene encoding olfactory receptor 4F21-like → MDQVNGSVVNEFVLLGLAQSLGMQLLLFLFFSLFYVGIIVGNLFIVFTVIFDSHLHSPMYILLANLSLVDLGLSSTTVPRMISDLFSDCKIISFHSCMIQMFFIHVMGGVEMILLIAMAYDRYTAICKPLHYLTIMNLKMCVLFAVAAWVIGVMHAVSQFVFVINLPFCGPNNVGSFYCDFPRVIKLACMDTYRLEFVVTANSGFISMGTFFFLIVSYIFILITVRQQTSKALSKAFITLSAHITVVVLFFTPCM